From Brassica oleracea var. oleracea cultivar TO1000 chromosome C3, BOL, whole genome shotgun sequence, a single genomic window includes:
- the LOC106331569 gene encoding V-type proton ATPase subunit G1-like — protein sequence MESSRGGGQGGIQQLLAAEQEAQHIVNAARTAKMARLKQAKEEAEKEIAEYKAKTEQDFQRKLEETSGDSGANVKRLEQETDAKIEQLKNEASRISNDVVEMLLKHVTTVKN from the exons ATGGAATCGAGCAGAGGAGGAGGTCAAGGTGGGATCCAGCAGTTGCTTGCTGCTGAACAGGAAGCTCAACACATTGTCAATGCTGCCAGGACCG CAAAGATGGCAAGGCTGAAGCAAGCCAAAGAAGAGGCTGAGAAGGAGATTGCCGAATACAAGGCTAAAACTGAGCAAGACTTCCAGAGGAAACTTGAGGAG ACAAGTGGAGACTCGGGTGCGAATGTGAAGAGGCTGGAGCAAGAGACTGATGCCAAAATCGAGCAGCTCAAGAACGAAGCTTCCAGGATTTCCAATGATGTTGTGGAGATGCTCCTCAAACACGTCACCACTGTCAAGAACTGA
- the LOC106331502 gene encoding U-box domain-containing protein 4-like: protein MESDNSAGFTYLGRNFSNLSVNDHSSAFSDCNSDRSGEFPSASSESRRLLLSCASENSDDLIRHLVAHLDSSCSVDEQKQAAMEIRLLSKNKPENRIKIAKAGAVKPLISLISSSDPQLQEYGVTAILNLSLCDENKDLIASSGAIKPLVRALKMGTPTAKENAACALLRLSQVEDNKVAIGRSGAIPLLVSLLETGGFRAKKDASTALYSLCSAKENKLRAVQAGIMKPLVELMADFGSNMVDKSAFVMSLLMSVPESKPALVEEGGIPVLVEIVEAGTQRQKEIAASILLQLCEESVVYRTMVAREGAIPPLVALTQAGTSRAKQKAEALIEFLRQPRSGVTSNGGRSSQL from the coding sequence ATGGAGTCGGATAACAGCGCCGGTTTCACCTACTTGGGTCGCAATTTCAGCAATTTGAGTGTCAACGACCACTCCTCCGCTTTCAGCGACTGCAACAGCGACAGATCCGGCGAGTTCCCCTCCGCCTCCTCCGAGAGCCGCCGCCTCCTCCTCTCCTGCGCCTCCGAAAACTCCGACGACCTCATCCGTCACCTGGTCGCTCATCTCGACTCCTCCTGCTCCGTGGACGAGCAGAAGCAAGCCGCCATGGAGATCAGGCTCCTGTCCAAGAACAAGCCCGAGAATCGCATCAAAATCGCCAAGGCCGGAGCCGTCAAGCCGCTCATCTCCCTGATCTCGTCTTCCGATCCTCAGCTCCAGGAGTACGGAGTCACCGCGATCCTGAATCTCTCCCTCTGCGACGAGAACAAAGACCTCATCGCTTCCTCCGGCGCCATCAAGCCGCTCGTCAGAGCGTTGAAGATGGGAACTCCGACTGCCAAGGAGAACGCCGCCTGCGCTTTGCTCCGGCTATCTCAGGTGGAGGACAACAAGGTCGCGATCGGGAGATCCGGAGCGATTCCTCTCCTCGTGAGCCTTCTGGAAACCGGAGGATTCAGGGCCAAGAAGGACGCGTCGACGGCTCTCTACTCGCTCTGCTCTGCTAAGGAGAACAAACTCAGAGCCGTGCAGGCGGGAATCATGAAGCCGCTGGTGGAATTGATGGCTGACTTCGGTTCCAACATGGTGGACAAATCGGCCTTCGTGATGAGCCTGCTGATGTCGGTGCCGGAGTCTAAGCCGGCGCTCGTGGAGGAAGGAGGGATTCCGGTGCTGGTGGAGATCGTGGAGGCCGGAACGCAGAGACAGAAAGAGATAGCTGCGTCCATACTGCTTCAGCTCTGTGAGGAGAGTGTGGTCTATCGAACCATGGTGGCTAGGGAAGGAGCGATTCCTCCGCTTGTGGCGCTTACTCAGGCGGGGACTAGTCGAGCAAAGCAAAAGGCTGAGGCTTTGATTGAGTTTTTAAGGCAGCCAAGATCTGGGGTAACTAGTAACGGTGGAAGATCGTCCCAACTGTGA